A stretch of DNA from Candidatus Pseudomonas phytovorans:
GCTGCCGAGCGGGCGGATGCTGCGCAAGGTCAGGCGGCCCTCGGTCAGTGTGCCGGTCTTGTCGAAAATCACCGTGTCGATCTGGTTCAGGCCTTCCAGTACATGGCCGCGGGTGATCAGCAGGCCGAGTTTGTGCAGGGTGCCGGTGGCAGCGGTCAGCGCCGTTGGCGTGGCCAGCGACAGTGCGCAAGGGCAGGTGGCCACCAGCATTGCCAGCACGATCCAGAACGCCCGTGCCGGGTCCAGGTACCACCACCACAGGCCGATGACCACGGCAGCCAGCAGCGAGAACAGCAGGAACCACTGCGAGGCCCGGTCGGCGATTTCGGCCAGGCGCGGTTTTTCGGTCTGGGCGCGTTCCAGCAGGCGGACGATGGCCGAAAGCCGCGAATCGTGGCCCAGCGCTTCGACTTCCACGTTCAGCGTGCTTTCGACGTTCAGCGTGCCGCCGGTGACTCGCTCACCCACCCGGCGCGGTTGTGGCAGATATTCGCCGGTCAGCAACGACTCGTCGACGCTGGAGCGGCCTTCGACGATTCGCCCGTCGGCGGGGATCACCGCGCCGGGCAGCACCTGTACCGTGTCACCGCAGTGCAGCTCGCTGAGCAGGATGCGTTCGCTGCAGCCAAAAGCGTCCAGGCGCAGGCACGAGGCCGGCAGCAGGTTGACCAGCTGCGCGGTAGCTGCGGCGGTGCGCTCACGGGCGCGGCGCTCCAGGTAGCGGCCGGTCAGCAGGAACAGGGCGAACATCCCCACCGTGTCGAAGTACAGCTCGCCGCTGCCGGTGATGGCTGTCCAGATGCCGGCACCGAAAGCCAGGGCGATGGCCAGCGACACCGAAACGTCCATGGTCAGGTGGCGGGTGCGCAAGTCGCGCGCCGCGCCCTTGAAGAACGGCGTGCAGCTGTAGAACACAATGGGGATGGTCAGGAACAGTGCCACCCAGCGCAGGATGGTGTGCAGTTCGGGTGACAGGTCGATGTTGAATTCTGGCCAGGTGGCCATGGTCGCCATCATCGCCTGGAACCACAGCAGCCCGGCCACGCCCAGGCGGCGCAGGGCGCTGCGGTTCTCGCGGGCCAGTTGCTCGGCGGCCTGGTCGGGCTGGTAGGGGTGGGCGGCGTAGCCGATCTGGCGCAACTCGGCGAGCAGGCGCGAGAGCGGCAGTTGCTTGTCGTCCCAACTCAGCAGCAGGCGGTGGTTGGACAGGTTCAGGCGGGCCTCGGCGACGCCGGGCAGGTTGCGCAGGTGCTTTTCGATCAGCCAGCCGCAGGCGGCGCAGCTGATGCCCTCGACCAGCAGGGTGGTTTCGGCCAGCTCGCCCAGGTGGCGGACGAAGGTTTGCTGCACGTCGCTACGGTCGTACAGGGCCAGTTCGTCTTGCAACTGTTTGGGCAGGGCCTCGGGGTTGGCGCTGTTGTCGCTGCGGTGCTGGTAGTAGTGCTCCAGGCCACCGGCGACGATCGACTCGGCCACCGCCTGGCAGCCGGGGCAGCAGAACTGCCGCGGCTGGCCGAGGACCACGGCGTTGAAGCGGCTGCCGGCGGGGACGGGCAGGGCGCAGTGGTAGCAGGGGGTGGGTTGGGTCATAAGGCAAGCACTGCTCAGGCAGGTGGGAAACCTTGTGGGAGCGGGCATGCCCGCGAAAGCGTCAGGCCTGAAAACACCTTTGCCTGAGCTGTCGCATTCGCGGGCATGCCCGCTCCCACAGGGATTTTCGGTGTTGCTATTGTTGGTGCTCGGCACCTTGCAGGGCTTCATCGCCAAGTTGCAAGGTCACACCATGCTCCACTTTTTCCTCTTCAAACAAGCGCCACACCTTGCCACCTTCGCTGCCCAGCAATTCGACGAAGCGCCGGCCGTCAACCTTGTCTTCCAGCTGCCCCACATAGCGCCCTGAGTCGACCCGGCTCAGCAGCACCCTGCGGTCCTTTTCTGGCTGGGTGGGCGAAATCAGGTTCAGCTCCAGGTTTTGTGGGCCACTGCTGCCGCTCAGCCGCAAGTCCACTTCGCCGGTCAGCTCGTCCAGGTGCACGCTGGCCTTCAGGCTCAGTTGCTGGGCCAGCAGCTCGCGGTCCAGCGAGCGGTTGATGCCCTTGCCAGCCTCGTAGTAGTTGTCGTTCACCAGGTTGTCCGGGTTGTTCACGGCGATGCTGACCATGCTCAGGCTCAGGCACACCGAGGTGGTGAGGATACCGATGATGATCCAGGGCCAGAGGTGCTTGTACCAGGGGTCGACGGCGGTGGCAGCCATTGTGCGTAATCTCTCTTAGCGGATCTGTGGGCCGATGAAGCGGCTCTTGGCTTCAACCTCGGCGTCGCTGTCGTCAGCGCTCTTGAGGATGAAGGTGATTTCGTTGGTGGTCGATGGTAGTTTTTCAGGGGCGACCGACAGCTGCACAGG
This window harbors:
- a CDS encoding FixH family protein; protein product: MAATAVDPWYKHLWPWIIIGILTTSVCLSLSMVSIAVNNPDNLVNDNYYEAGKGINRSLDRELLAQQLSLKASVHLDELTGEVDLRLSGSSGPQNLELNLISPTQPEKDRRVLLSRVDSGRYVGQLEDKVDGRRFVELLGSEGGKVWRLFEEEKVEHGVTLQLGDEALQGAEHQQ
- a CDS encoding heavy metal translocating P-type ATPase, with product MTQPTPCYHCALPVPAGSRFNAVVLGQPRQFCCPGCQAVAESIVAGGLEHYYQHRSDNSANPEALPKQLQDELALYDRSDVQQTFVRHLGELAETTLLVEGISCAACGWLIEKHLRNLPGVAEARLNLSNHRLLLSWDDKQLPLSRLLAELRQIGYAAHPYQPDQAAEQLARENRSALRRLGVAGLLWFQAMMATMATWPEFNIDLSPELHTILRWVALFLTIPIVFYSCTPFFKGAARDLRTRHLTMDVSVSLAIALAFGAGIWTAITGSGELYFDTVGMFALFLLTGRYLERRARERTAAATAQLVNLLPASCLRLDAFGCSERILLSELHCGDTVQVLPGAVIPADGRIVEGRSSVDESLLTGEYLPQPRRVGERVTGGTLNVESTLNVEVEALGHDSRLSAIVRLLERAQTEKPRLAEIADRASQWFLLFSLLAAVVIGLWWWYLDPARAFWIVLAMLVATCPCALSLATPTALTAATGTLHKLGLLITRGHVLEGLNQIDTVIFDKTGTLTEGRLTLRSIRPLGSQAADRCLALAAALENRSEHPIARAFGRTATPAEDVQTVPGLGLEGLVDGQRLRIGQATFVCALSGAEIPGVPEPRGQWLLLGDRLGPLAWFGLDDRLRDDAPALLAACKARGWRTLLLSGDSSPMVAEVAAQLGIDQAIGGLRPDDKLDRLKALQAAGRKVLMLGDGVNDVPVLAAADISIAMGSATDLAKTSADAVLLSNRLQALVQAFELARRTRRNILENLLWATLYNGLMLPFAALGWITPVWAAIGMSVSSLIVVLNALRLTRMPLASSLPKTEAPLPGRKPSCPPSMS